The following coding sequences lie in one Arachis ipaensis cultivar K30076 chromosome B03, Araip1.1, whole genome shotgun sequence genomic window:
- the LOC107629778 gene encoding COX assembly mitochondrial protein 2 homolog, which produces MHPPLTLHKHPMCAEIIEQFQKCHVEHPVGKFFGECTDLKIKLDRCFRQEKALKRKANFEESKKFKEQLRAFRKENAVSGSQ; this is translated from the exons ATGCATCCTCCTTTAACGTTACACAAGCACCCAATGTGTGCTGAA ATTATTGAGCAGTTCCAAAAGTGTCATGTGGAGCACCCTGTTGGAAAATTCTTTGGTGAATGTACAGATTTGAAAATAAAGCTGGATCGCTGTTTTAGACAAGAA AAAGCTTTGAAGCGAAAGGCCAACTTTGAAGAGAGCAAGAAGTTTAAAGAACAACTCCGAGCTTTTAGGAAAGAAAATGCTGTAAGTGGCAGTCAATAG
- the LOC110269987 gene encoding uncharacterized protein LOC110269987, whose amino-acid sequence MERKIHACHSTVALREKRSLMPYSSTSPSPSKKTQTVHFRATFETEDIELVAKISRNHQYKIEFSINNLQKKRRYITQEKMAEKNQAEKNQTKDLKYATHLLSDKFRNMSEEKKEIVRDLGFGGLMRIPPLRVHHQILRELANSFKLGKNRLEIGYGSFKVRQKTIGAALGINASGDLFSHKVNYKDLSEDHKQIFRRFQGKTLKNLTDEMMTIGVDNEQDRLMFKRIFILYIQMAFLLPTTINKISPVHLAPIFKMDTITEQNWGAHVLNFIIKGITDYNIQKKKAIDGCLFALMIVYFHLSKNKDKKRAERPQEPWIAN is encoded by the exons ATGGAGCGTAAAATACACGCGTGCCACTCAACAGTTGCGCTTCGCGAAAAGCGCTCCTTAATGCCTTACTCTTCCACTTCTCCAAGCCCTTCGAAGAAAACACAAACCGTCCATTTTCGAGCAACATTCGAAACTGAAGATATAGAACTCGTCGCGAAGATTAGCAGAAACCATCAATACAAAATAGAATTCTCTATCAACAATCTCCAGAAAAAACGAAGATATATTACTCAAG aaaaaatggcagaaaaaaatcaagctgaaaaaaat caaaccaaagacctTAAGTATGCAACCCATTTGTTGAGTGACAAATTTAGAAATATGAGCGAGGAGAAGAAAGAAATTGTTAGGGATTTGGGATTTGGTGGCCTGATGCGCATCCCGCcgctaagggtgcatcaccaaaTATTAAGGGAGTTGGCTAACTCCTTTAAATTAGGGAAAAACAGACTCGAAATCGGCTACGGTTCTTTTAAAGTAAGACAAAAAACAATAGGGGCTGCGCTTGGCATCAACGCGTCAG GAGATCTATTTTCTCATAAAGTCAATTATAAGGATCTTTCTGAAGACCacaaacaaatttttagaagATTTCAGGGGAAGACCCTCAAAAATCTGACAGATGAGATGATGACTATTGGTGTTGATAATGAACAGGATCGCCtcatgttcaagaggattttcatcctctatatacagatggcgttcctgttaccaacaacaataaacaaaatctccCCTGTGCACCTGGCACCAATTTTCAAGATGGACACAATAACAGAGCAGAACTGGGGAGCAcatgttttgaattttattatcAAGGGCATAACAGATTACAatatacaaaagaaaaaggcaattgatggctgcctgTTTGCCCTGATGATAGTTTACTTTCATCTatcaaaaaataaagacaagaagaGGGCAGAAAGACCTCAAGAACCCTGGATTGCAAACTGA